One window of Opisthocomus hoazin isolate bOpiHoa1 chromosome 15, bOpiHoa1.hap1, whole genome shotgun sequence genomic DNA carries:
- the DRG2 gene encoding developmentally-regulated GTP-binding protein 2 isoform X1: protein MGILEKISEIEKEIARTQKNKATEYHLGLLKAKLAKYRAQLLEPSKSSAAKGEGFDVMKSGDARVALIGFPSVGKSTFLSLMTSTASEAASYEFTTLTCIPGVIEYKGANIQLLDLPGIIEGAAQGKGRGRQVIAVARTADVVIMMLDATKGEVQRALLEKELESVGIRLNKSKPNIYFKPKKGGGISFNSTVTLTQCSEKLVQLILHEYKIFNAEVLFREDCSPDEFIDVIVGNRVYMPCLYVYNKIDQISMEEVDRLARRPHSVVISCGMKLNLDYLLEKLWEYLALTCIYTKKRGQRPDFTDAIILRKGASVEHVCHRIHRSLASQFKYALVWGTSTKYSPQRVGLTHMMEHEDVIQIVKK from the exons CCACCGAGTACCACCTCGGCCTGCTGAAGGCAAAGCTTGCAAAATACAGAGCTCAGTTGCTAGAACCCTCCAAATCCTCGGCCGCTAAAGGAGAAGGCTTCGATGTGATGAAATCTGGAGATGCCCGGGTGGCGCTGATCGGTTTCCCTTCGGTGGGTAAG TCCACGTTTTTGAGTTTAATGACCTCAACTGCCAGCGAAGCTGCGTCTTACGAGTTCACCACCCTGACGTGTATCCCGGGAGTCATAGAA TACAAAGGGGCCAATATTCAGCTGCTGGATCTGCCCGGAATCATCGAAGGAGCAGCACAAG GGAAGGGCAGAGGTCGGCAGGTGATAGCTGTGGCCAGGACAGCAGACGTCGTCATCATGATGCTGGATGCCACAAAGGGTGAAGTACAGAG GGCCTTGCTGGAGAAAGAACTGGAATCTGTAGGAATCCGGCTgaacaaaagcaaaccaaatatCTACTTCAAG CCGAAGAAGGGTGGGGGTATCTCCTTCAACTCAACTGTCACATTGACTCAGTGCTCCGAGAAGCTGGTGCAGCTCATCCTCCATGAATACA AAATCTTCAACGCTGAGGTCCTCTTCAGAGAGGATTGTTCCCCTGATGAGTTCATCGACGTGATTGTAGGCAACAGGGTCTACATGCCGTGCCTCTAC GTTTATAACAAGATTGACCAGATATCCATGGAGGAAGTGGATCGTCTTGCTCGGAGGCCCCACAGTGTTGTCATCAG CTGTGGCATGAAACTGAACCTGGACTACTTGCTGGAGAAGCTCTGGGAATACCTGGCACTCACCTGCATCTACACCAAGAAACGAGGAC AGAGACCAGACTTTACAGATGCCATTATTCTACGGAAAGGGGCCTCTGTGGAGCACGTG TGCCATCGAATTCACAGATCGTTAGCCAGCCAGTTCAAATATGCCTTGGTGTGG GGgacaagcacaaaatacagcccTCAAAGAGTGGGCTTAACCCATATGATGGAGCATGAAGATGTCATTCAGATCGTAAAGAAGTAA
- the DRG2 gene encoding developmentally-regulated GTP-binding protein 2 isoform X2: MGILEKISEIEKEIARTQKNKATEYHLGLLKAKLAKYRAQLLEPSKSSAAKGEGFDVMKSGDARVALIGFPSSTFLSLMTSTASEAASYEFTTLTCIPGVIEYKGANIQLLDLPGIIEGAAQGKGRGRQVIAVARTADVVIMMLDATKGEVQRALLEKELESVGIRLNKSKPNIYFKPKKGGGISFNSTVTLTQCSEKLVQLILHEYKIFNAEVLFREDCSPDEFIDVIVGNRVYMPCLYVYNKIDQISMEEVDRLARRPHSVVISCGMKLNLDYLLEKLWEYLALTCIYTKKRGQRPDFTDAIILRKGASVEHVCHRIHRSLASQFKYALVWGTSTKYSPQRVGLTHMMEHEDVIQIVKK; this comes from the exons CCACCGAGTACCACCTCGGCCTGCTGAAGGCAAAGCTTGCAAAATACAGAGCTCAGTTGCTAGAACCCTCCAAATCCTCGGCCGCTAAAGGAGAAGGCTTCGATGTGATGAAATCTGGAGATGCCCGGGTGGCGCTGATCGGTTTCCCTTCG TCCACGTTTTTGAGTTTAATGACCTCAACTGCCAGCGAAGCTGCGTCTTACGAGTTCACCACCCTGACGTGTATCCCGGGAGTCATAGAA TACAAAGGGGCCAATATTCAGCTGCTGGATCTGCCCGGAATCATCGAAGGAGCAGCACAAG GGAAGGGCAGAGGTCGGCAGGTGATAGCTGTGGCCAGGACAGCAGACGTCGTCATCATGATGCTGGATGCCACAAAGGGTGAAGTACAGAG GGCCTTGCTGGAGAAAGAACTGGAATCTGTAGGAATCCGGCTgaacaaaagcaaaccaaatatCTACTTCAAG CCGAAGAAGGGTGGGGGTATCTCCTTCAACTCAACTGTCACATTGACTCAGTGCTCCGAGAAGCTGGTGCAGCTCATCCTCCATGAATACA AAATCTTCAACGCTGAGGTCCTCTTCAGAGAGGATTGTTCCCCTGATGAGTTCATCGACGTGATTGTAGGCAACAGGGTCTACATGCCGTGCCTCTAC GTTTATAACAAGATTGACCAGATATCCATGGAGGAAGTGGATCGTCTTGCTCGGAGGCCCCACAGTGTTGTCATCAG CTGTGGCATGAAACTGAACCTGGACTACTTGCTGGAGAAGCTCTGGGAATACCTGGCACTCACCTGCATCTACACCAAGAAACGAGGAC AGAGACCAGACTTTACAGATGCCATTATTCTACGGAAAGGGGCCTCTGTGGAGCACGTG TGCCATCGAATTCACAGATCGTTAGCCAGCCAGTTCAAATATGCCTTGGTGTGG GGgacaagcacaaaatacagcccTCAAAGAGTGGGCTTAACCCATATGATGGAGCATGAAGATGTCATTCAGATCGTAAAGAAGTAA